The following coding sequences lie in one Methylosinus sp. PW1 genomic window:
- a CDS encoding pyridoxal phosphate-dependent aminotransferase, translated as MTTPPSPSKRSAIAPFIAMDVLSETRELERQGRRIVHMELGEPGAPAPLAVREAAARALAQGAIGYAEALGRPALRQRIARHYGEAYGVDVSPERVIVTTGSSGAFLLAFLAGFDPGARIAMTAPGYPAYANILASLGLEPVLIDVGAETLYSPTATLLAAAHRAKRLDGALLASPANPTGAMIPSDEFEKICAFCADAGILFVSDEIYHGLSYERACETALAHSRNAIVVNSFSKYYAMTGWRLGWLVAPESLVRPMERLQQSLAISAPTLAQIAALEAFEAKAELEAVKAGYARSRALLLERLPRLGFSDFAPPDGAFYIYADISRFSADSAAFCKRMLEEAGVAVTPGIDFDRARGKRMLRFSYAGPESEVRLGLDRLAAWLGAPRPTT; from the coding sequence ATGACGACGCCTCCATCCCCTTCCAAGCGCAGCGCCATCGCGCCCTTCATCGCGATGGATGTGCTGAGCGAAACGCGCGAGCTCGAACGGCAGGGCCGCCGCATCGTCCATATGGAGCTGGGCGAGCCCGGCGCGCCGGCGCCGCTCGCCGTGCGCGAGGCCGCGGCGCGCGCGCTCGCCCAAGGCGCCATCGGCTATGCGGAGGCGCTCGGCCGCCCAGCGCTGCGCCAGCGCATCGCGCGCCATTATGGCGAGGCCTATGGCGTCGACGTCTCGCCGGAGCGCGTCATCGTCACGACGGGATCGTCGGGCGCATTTCTCTTGGCCTTTCTTGCCGGTTTCGATCCGGGCGCGCGCATCGCCATGACGGCGCCGGGCTATCCGGCCTACGCGAATATTCTCGCCTCGCTCGGCCTCGAGCCCGTTCTGATCGATGTCGGCGCAGAGACTCTCTATTCGCCGACCGCCACTCTGCTCGCGGCGGCGCATCGCGCAAAGCGTCTCGATGGCGCGCTGCTGGCGAGCCCTGCCAATCCGACCGGCGCGATGATTCCGAGCGACGAATTCGAAAAAATCTGCGCCTTCTGCGCGGACGCCGGAATTCTCTTCGTCTCCGACGAGATCTATCACGGCCTCTCCTATGAGCGCGCTTGCGAGACGGCGCTGGCGCATTCGCGCAACGCCATCGTCGTGAACAGCTTCTCCAAATATTATGCGATGACCGGCTGGCGGCTCGGCTGGCTGGTCGCGCCCGAATCCCTGGTGCGGCCGATGGAGCGGCTGCAACAATCGCTCGCGATTTCGGCGCCGACGCTCGCGCAGATCGCCGCGCTCGAGGCCTTCGAGGCGAAGGCGGAGCTCGAGGCGGTGAAGGCGGGCTATGCGCGAAGCCGCGCGCTCTTGCTGGAGCGTCTGCCGCGCTTGGGCTTCAGCGATTTCGCGCCGCCGGACGGCGCCTTCTACATCTACGCCGACATCTCACGCTTTTCCGCGGATTCGGCCGCCTTCTGCAAGCGCATGCTGGAGGAGGCCGGCGTCGCCGTCACGCCCGGAATCGATTTCGATCGCGCGCGCGGCAAGCGCATGCTGCGTTTCTCCTACGCTGGGCCGGAGAGCGAGGTGCGCCTCGGCCTCGACCGTCTCGCGGCATGGCTCGGCGCGCCGAGACCGACGACCTGA
- a CDS encoding M3 family metallopeptidase: MTTENPLLFASTRAFGLPAFGALKAEHYRPAFAAAMAENLAEIARIADDPAPPDFENTIAALERSGRLLARVGGVFWNLAATDTTPELQEIERDISGALARHENEILLNAALFARVDALHERRDALALTDEQARVLELTHKRFLRAGAKLDETAKRRMAEISERLANLTTSFAQNVLADEADYLLLLDESDLDGLSEDFRASAAQVAQERGAPGKYGVTLARSSVEIFLQSSTRRDLRETAFRAWAGRGETGGATDNRALIAEILRLREERARLNGFANFAAYKLDDTMAKTPTAVRELLDRVWAPALAAAKAERDDLQALAERDGANVAIGAADWRHYAERVRKERYDLDQAELRPYFQLDQMIAAAFHVAKRLFGLSFVEVEGLDLYHPSVRAFDVRDAKGEHVALFLGDYFARPSKRGGAWMSEFRGQENLDERIRPIIFNVLNFSRAPDGAPTLLSLDDARTLFHEFGHALHGMLSDVTYPLVAGTNVARDFVELPSQLYEHWLLEPEILRGFARHAETGAPMPEELLERIQKSRHFNQGFASVEFCASAYVDLDLHESAIDESFDALAFERASLARISMPEEIIMRHRTPHFTHVFAGDGYSAGYYSYLWAETLDADAYEAFLEAGDPFAPDIAERLRRHIYAAGGTQDPADAYVAFRGRMPNVDALLRQRGFAR; the protein is encoded by the coding sequence ATGACGACCGAAAATCCGCTGCTCTTTGCCTCGACCCGAGCTTTCGGCCTGCCGGCCTTCGGCGCGCTGAAGGCCGAGCACTATCGCCCCGCCTTCGCGGCCGCCATGGCGGAAAATCTGGCGGAGATCGCGCGCATCGCCGACGATCCCGCGCCGCCCGATTTCGAGAACACGATCGCCGCTCTCGAGCGCTCCGGCCGCCTTCTGGCGCGCGTCGGCGGCGTCTTCTGGAATCTCGCCGCGACCGACACGACGCCCGAGCTGCAGGAGATCGAGCGCGACATCTCAGGCGCGCTGGCGCGGCACGAGAATGAGATATTGCTGAACGCCGCGCTGTTTGCCCGCGTCGATGCGCTCCATGAGCGCCGCGACGCGCTGGCGCTGACCGACGAGCAGGCGCGCGTGCTGGAGCTGACGCATAAGCGCTTCCTGCGCGCGGGCGCCAAGCTCGACGAGACGGCGAAACGGCGCATGGCGGAAATATCCGAGCGCCTCGCCAATCTCACCACATCCTTCGCGCAGAATGTGCTCGCCGACGAGGCCGATTACCTGCTGCTGCTCGACGAGAGCGATCTCGACGGGCTGTCGGAAGACTTCCGCGCCTCGGCCGCGCAAGTCGCGCAAGAGCGCGGCGCGCCGGGAAAATATGGCGTCACCCTCGCGCGCTCGAGCGTCGAGATTTTTCTGCAGAGCTCGACGCGCCGCGATCTGCGCGAGACCGCCTTTCGCGCCTGGGCCGGCCGCGGCGAGACGGGCGGCGCGACCGACAATCGCGCGCTGATCGCCGAGATCTTGCGCCTGCGCGAGGAGCGCGCGCGGCTCAATGGCTTTGCGAATTTCGCCGCCTATAAGCTCGACGATACGATGGCGAAGACGCCGACAGCGGTGCGCGAGCTCTTGGATCGCGTCTGGGCGCCGGCGCTCGCGGCGGCGAAGGCCGAGCGCGACGATCTGCAAGCGCTCGCCGAACGCGACGGCGCCAATGTCGCGATCGGCGCCGCCGACTGGCGCCATTACGCCGAGCGCGTGCGCAAGGAGCGCTATGATCTCGACCAGGCGGAGCTGCGTCCCTATTTCCAGCTGGATCAGATGATCGCCGCCGCCTTCCATGTCGCGAAACGACTGTTCGGCCTCTCCTTCGTCGAGGTGGAAGGCCTCGATCTCTATCACCCGAGCGTGCGCGCCTTCGACGTTCGCGATGCGAAGGGCGAGCATGTCGCGCTCTTCCTCGGCGATTATTTCGCGCGGCCCTCCAAGCGCGGCGGCGCCTGGATGTCCGAGTTTCGCGGCCAGGAGAATCTCGACGAACGCATTCGTCCCATCATCTTCAATGTGCTGAACTTCTCGCGCGCGCCCGATGGCGCGCCGACTCTGCTCAGCCTCGACGACGCGCGCACGCTGTTTCACGAGTTCGGCCATGCGCTGCACGGCATGTTGTCGGACGTCACCTATCCGCTCGTCGCCGGCACCAATGTCGCGCGCGATTTCGTCGAGCTGCCCTCGCAGCTCTATGAGCATTGGCTGCTGGAGCCGGAAATTCTCCGCGGCTTCGCGCGCCACGCCGAGACGGGCGCGCCAATGCCGGAGGAATTGCTCGAGCGCATCCAAAAGTCGCGGCACTTCAATCAGGGCTTCGCCAGCGTCGAATTCTGCGCCTCCGCCTATGTCGATCTCGATCTGCACGAAAGCGCGATCGACGAGAGCTTCGACGCGCTTGCCTTCGAGCGCGCGAGCCTCGCGCGCATATCGATGCCGGAAGAGATCATCATGCGGCACAGGACGCCGCATTTCACCCATGTCTTCGCCGGCGACGGCTATTCGGCCGGCTATTACTCCTATCTCTGGGCGGAGACGCTGGACGCCGACGCCTATGAGGCGTTCCTCGAGGCCGGCGATCCTTTTGCGCCCGACATTGCGGAGCGCTTGCGCCGTCACATCTACGCCGCCGGCGGAACGCAGGACCCGGCGGACGCCTATGTGGCCTTTCGCGGCCGCATGCCGAATGTCGACGCGCTGCTGCGCCAGCGCGGCTTCGCGCGTTAG